In Eublepharis macularius isolate TG4126 chromosome 4, MPM_Emac_v1.0, whole genome shotgun sequence, the following are encoded in one genomic region:
- the LOC129328802 gene encoding zinc finger protein 239-like: MALRPSEEEESRLKMLNENEEDLTLQGSSEQETLHETFPQKTTINISQHLDQEECCESQHEAAVQQMYQPRKRKCKSDHHEETTINLSKVQKQVPKLGKSYKCPDCGKCFKRCSPLIRHRRTHTGEKPYVCRVCLKCFSDGSALVKHRRIHAGEKPYKCPECGKSFSQSSTLIAHQRIHTGEKPYKCPVCGKSFSVSSNLVAHQRIHTGEKPYECSVCEKSFLVSSHLVRHQRIHTAEKPYICRECGECFTQSSHLVVHKRIHTGEKPYLCAVCGKNYRGVSDLILHQRIHTGEKPYTCLQCGKSFRQSSCLTKHQRIHTGEKPYECHECGKSFNRNSHLSRHQRIHKNAR; this comes from the exons ATGGCTCTGCGCCCCTCGGAAGAGGAGGAGTCGAG GTTAAAGATGCTGAATGAGAACGAGGAAGACCTTACTCTCCAGGGGAGTTCTGAACAGGAGACACTGCACGAAACATTTCCCCAGAAAACAACCATAAACATTTCCCAACATTTGGATCAGGAAGAATGCTGTGAGAGTCAGCACGAGGCTGCAGTTCAGCAGATGTACCAGCCAAGGAAAAGGAAGTGTAAATCTGACCATCACGAGGAAACCACCATCAATCTCAGTAAAGTGCAAAAGCAAGTTCCCAAACTGGGCAAATCCTATAAGTGTCCAGACTGTGGCAAGTGTTTCAAGCGATGCTCACCCCTCATAAGACATAGGAGGACCCACACTGGAGAGAAGCCCTATGTGTGCCGTGTGTGTTTGAAATGCTTCAGTGATGGCTCTGCCCTTGTAAAGCACCGGAGGATCCATGCAGGAgaaaaaccatacaaatgcccagagtgtgggaaaagcttttcaCAGAGTTCAACCCTTATTgctcatcaaagaatccacacaggagaaaagcCCTATAAGTGCCCTgtctgtgggaaaagcttcagtgtgAGCTCAAATCTTGTggctcatcaaaggattcacacaggagagaagccttaTGAATGTTCTGTCTGTGAGAAAAGCTTCCTTGTCAGCTCACACCTTGTCCGGCACCAGAGGATTCACACAGCAGAGAAACCGTACATTTGTCGGGAGTGTGGTGAGTGTTTCACTCAGAGCTCCCACTTGGTTGTTCACAAAAGAATCCATACTGGTGAGAAACCTTATTTATGTGCAGTGTGTGGGAAAAACTATCGTGGGGTCTCAGACTTGATTCtccatcagagaatccacacaggtgaaAAACCATATACCTGCCtccagtgtgggaaaagcttccgcCAAAGCTCGTGTCTTACCAAGCACCAAAGgatccacactggagagaaaccttatGAGTGTCatgaatgtggaaaaagcttcaatcGGAATTCTCATCTCTCAAGGCACCAGAGAATCCACAAGAATGCCAGATAA
- the ZNF329 gene encoding zinc finger protein 329, producing MGPNSKEATEGGNCDAEAHLEDSTLVQKNYQCPVCGKSFQRSPNLLTHQRIHTGERPYQCPQCGRCFSQQSSLTIHLRIHTGELPYPCPQCGKRFRQSSNLLKHKQLHAGVRPHLCSECGKCFAQRSNLLIHQRVHTGEMPFLCSECGETFRQHRSLLLHQRLHKEDGSWGYNCPECGKTFSQSSDLVKHLRVHTGEMPYSCLYCGKKFRYISNLNRHRRTHTGEKPHACRQCGECFSHLSSRNMHERVHTGERPYGCAECGKKFISSSKLIRHLRIHSKEMSYICSECGKNFPCHLNLMRHQQVHRAHNSLVKEESSC from the coding sequence ATGGGGCCTAATAGCAAGGAAGCAACAGAGGGCGGCAACTGCGATGCTGAGGCCCATCTTGAAGATTCTACCCTAGTCCAGAAGAACTACCAATGCCCcgtgtgtgggaaaagcttccagCGGAGCCCTAACCTTCTCACTCaccaaagaatccacactggggagaggCCTTATCAGTGTCCACAGTGTGGGAGATGCTTTAGTCAACAGTCGAGCCTCACTATCCATctgagaatccacacaggggagctgCCCTATCCCTGCCCACAGTGTGGGAAGCGTTTCCGCCAGAGTTCAAACCTCCTGAAACATAAGCAGCTCCATGCAGGAGTGAGGCCTCACCTGTGTTCGGAATGTGGGAAATGTTTCGCTCAGCGCTCCAACCTTCTCATCCACCAGCGGGTTCATACTGGGGAAATGCCTTTCCTGTGTTCTGAATGCGGGGAGACCTTCAGGCAGCACCGGAGCCTTCTTCTTCACCAGAGGTTACACAAGGAAGATGGATCTTGGGGCTACAATTGTCCAGAGTGTGGGAAAACCTTCTCTCAGAGTTCAGACCTTGTGAAACACCTGAGAGTCCACACAGGCGAGATGCCGTACAGCTGCCTCTACTGTGGGAAAAAATTCCGGTACATTTCAAACCTGAATAGGCACAGAAGGACCCACACTGGGGAAAAGCCCCACGCTTGCCGGCAGTGTGGTGAATGTTTTAGCCACTTGTCCAGCCGGAACATGCACGAGAGGGTTCACACAGGCGAGAGACCGTATGGGTGTGCTGAATGCGGGAAGAAGTTCATTTCTAGCTCTAAGCTTATTAGGCACCTGAGAATCCATTCAAAGGAAATGTCTTATATTTGTAGTGAGTGTGGGAAAAACTTCCCTTGCCATCTGAACCTCATGAGACACCAGCAAGTCCACAGGGCTCACAACTCCCTTGTAAAGGAGGAGTCGAGTTGTTGA